The sequence TCATTGAAAGGGTACAGCGGCCGACACTTATTATTGCCCCCAACAAAACGCTTGCCGCCCAGCTTTTTTCTGAGTTTAAAGAACTGTTTCCCGGCAATGCCGTTGAGTATTTCGTTTCCTATTATGATTATTATCAGCCGGAGGCGTATATTCCATCCTCCGATACCTATATTGAAAAAGATTCTTCCATTAATGACGCAATTGACAAGATGCGCCATTCCGCAACCCGTTCTCTGCTGACACGCAGAGATGTCATTATTGTCGCTTCTGTATCCTGTATCTATGGCCTTGGGTCACCCGATGAATATAAAAACATGCACCTCTTTCTCCGTGTTGACGAAGATTTTGCGCCAGAACAGATACAACGCCGTCTCGTCTTTATGCTGTATGAGCGAAATGATGTTTCTTTTCATCGTGGTACATTCAGGGTACGTGGTGATGTGATTGATATTTTTCCAGTTCATGAGGAGGATCGGGCACTCCGACTGGAATTCTTCGGAGATACCATTGAATCGATATCAATTATAGACCCCTTGCGAGGAGCTGTGCTTGAACGTTTACCGGAATATACTGTTTTCCCCGGCAGCCATTTTGTTACTTCCAAGGATAGACTGCAGGTGGCGGTGGAAACAATTAAGACAGAGCTTAAAGGTCGTCTTGAATATTTTCACAAGGAAAACAGACTGATTGAGTTGCAGCGTCTTGAGCAGAAGACTATGTTTGATCTGGAGATGATACAGGAGCTTGGATATTGCAACGGTATTGAAAATTATTCGAGGCATCTCACCGGCAAGGAGCCGGGAATTGCCCCTCCCAATCTTCTCGATTATTTTGAGGAGGATTATCTTCTGATAATTGATGAGTCTCATATAGGTGTACCTCAGCTAAACGGTATGTACAATGGAGACAGATCCCGGAAAAAGACGCTTGTCCACTACGGTTTCCGTCTCCCTTCAGCACTTGATAACCGTCCCCTGCGCTTCGAGGAATTCCAGGCACGAATTAATCAGATAGTCTATGTTTCAGCAACTCCTGGTGCTTTTGAGATTGAAGAGGCCGAGGGGCGACTTGTTGATCAAATTATTCGTCCGACGGGACTTCTTGACCCGCGAATTGAAGTTCGGCCTGCTTCCAGTCAGGTTGATGATCTTCTGGAGGAAATAAGGTTGCGTACGGAACGTGATGAAGCCGTATTGGTCACCACCCTGACCAAGCGAATGGCAGAAGATCTTACCGATTATTATGAAAAACTAGGGATTCAGGTCCGCTATCTTCATTCTGATATCAAGACATTGGAACGTATCGAATTAATTAGAGATCTTCGTAATGGTGAGTATAATGTGCTGGTGGGGATTAATCTTTTACGGGAAGGGCTCGATATTCCGGAAGTTTCTCTTGTGGCAATACTGGATGCTGACAAGGAGGGTTTTTTACGTTCAGACCGCTCTCTTATTCAGACCTGCGGGCGGGCCGCACGAAACGTCAATGGATTGGTTATTCTTTATGGTGACACAGTTACCGGTTCCATGCAAAGAACCATTGAGGAAACGGAGCGAAGAAGAAAAATTCAGTCTGCGTATAACCTGGAACATGGTATTGTACCTCAGACCATAAAATCCAAGGTAAAAGATACCATCCAGAAACATCTTCAGGCCAGTGGCTACAAGGCAGCAGATGATCATGGCTCCGGTTTGTTGACTGCTGCAGAGGATCTTCCCGTATATTACAGCATTAAAGAGTTGGAAAAAGAGATAAAAAAACTAGAAAAAGAGATGCAGAGTGCTGCAAAAGAACTTGCTTTTGAAGAAGCCGCAGCGATTCGTGACAGAATCAAGGCGCTTCGTAAACTGGAGATAGAAATAGGATGAAGGATGGGGCATTGTACCAGCTATCTCTTCGTGTACTTCCTTTTGTCTTTGTGTGGTTGACACGCATCTGGTTTTCAACGTGTCGGATAACAACCCATGGTCAACACTACCGGGATCAAATTGATGCCAGTGGGAAGCCTGCTATAGCAAGTTTCTG comes from Desulfocapsa sulfexigens DSM 10523 and encodes:
- the uvrB gene encoding excinuclease ABC subunit UvrB; this translates as MDTPFILKAPFEPSGDQPEAIATIVRGIESGAKSQVLLGVTGSGKTFTMASVIERVQRPTLIIAPNKTLAAQLFSEFKELFPGNAVEYFVSYYDYYQPEAYIPSSDTYIEKDSSINDAIDKMRHSATRSLLTRRDVIIVASVSCIYGLGSPDEYKNMHLFLRVDEDFAPEQIQRRLVFMLYERNDVSFHRGTFRVRGDVIDIFPVHEEDRALRLEFFGDTIESISIIDPLRGAVLERLPEYTVFPGSHFVTSKDRLQVAVETIKTELKGRLEYFHKENRLIELQRLEQKTMFDLEMIQELGYCNGIENYSRHLTGKEPGIAPPNLLDYFEEDYLLIIDESHIGVPQLNGMYNGDRSRKKTLVHYGFRLPSALDNRPLRFEEFQARINQIVYVSATPGAFEIEEAEGRLVDQIIRPTGLLDPRIEVRPASSQVDDLLEEIRLRTERDEAVLVTTLTKRMAEDLTDYYEKLGIQVRYLHSDIKTLERIELIRDLRNGEYNVLVGINLLREGLDIPEVSLVAILDADKEGFLRSDRSLIQTCGRAARNVNGLVILYGDTVTGSMQRTIEETERRRKIQSAYNLEHGIVPQTIKSKVKDTIQKHLQASGYKAADDHGSGLLTAAEDLPVYYSIKELEKEIKKLEKEMQSAAKELAFEEAAAIRDRIKALRKLEIEIG